GTCCATTGGAAGTAAACAGCAAGTACGAAATTAGAAGATCAATAATGACAACATGCCATGTAAGAAACATATGCAGCATGAAACAGAACCAGAGTATCATACAGCATAACTGTAATTTTGACAACAGACATCACTGCTTTCTGAAGCTATTTGGCATTCGCTATTCGGGTTTTTTCTGAAAATGGGAACCTTTTTCTTAACATGTTGCAAAAACAGTAGAAACGTGTTTGGAATAAACCCACATACATCAAACAAGCCCCAAACGCGTTTTTACCCTTTTTGCAATTCAAGAACCTTCACTATTCATATGATCATATATATGCTACAAAAGATTGATGTTTCCCTCTCTATTTCTGATTAAAAAACAGTAGctagaagaataaaattttcctCTGTACACACCAAATAAGAACAAATGCTACACCAATAATTCTAGGTAGTTaaccaaacaacaacaacaagaaGTTATATTGATGGTGCCTCATTAAGCATTTCATCCTCACCATTAATGTTTCTAAGAAGCACAGCATCATTCTCCTCTACACTGGAGAAGTCTTGTCTCTCGAGCTTTGTGTGGGCAGCAACAAACACGAGCTTCTGTACCTTGTCGAACCCTACTCCCTGCCCTCGAAATAATATCGTGAATGACCAATCACACTTGTTCCCACCTGAGGTTGCCTGAAGGAAAAGAAGCCTCACTGCAACTTTACTAAGTGATTTGAATTCCTTTAGGCAAGTTTCCCACACAAGCCTACTGCTCTGCGGATTAGCCATCTTCATCTTCCTAGTAACGGGATCCTGCTGCTTCAGCTGAACTGCCTGAGCATACAGCGGGTCCAAACCTTCTGATCTCCACTTCATAAGCTCCATCAATGCGATATGAGCCTCCTCCCCTGCAACGAGGCGGGTGACGAGCTTGTCAACGTCCTTCTCTTGCTCGTGCGTCAAGCACTtgaaagggggggggggggtactTCCCACAGGCATCCCTGACCAAATACTGTGGATCAAGAATGAAGGCGGCTGACCATGCCGGGTGATAGTTTTTCCTAAACCGCCTCTCGACTACCCTCTCAACGGGCCCCTCAGCCAAATTGTACTTGGTGCACAACTCCTTGATTTTGGACCTCATCTCCCCCCAAAGAGGAAGGCATTGCCCAACTAAAGGCCTATCTGCCTCAACCTCCTCAGCCATCGAGGTTACCAACTTTATCAACGAATGAACAGCCTCCACATTACTCCAAAACCCAACATCTTTAACAAGATCATCCACTTCTACAGCAGCAATATCCTCGACACAAACAGATTTAAATGCATCATCCAATACAACTAAATGAAGAATTTGTGAGCAAGTTAGTATATCTTCCAACATTGCAACAAAAGGACCATAATTCTTAGATATGTCACGTTTAGGAAAGGGGACTGTAATAAAAGTAGGAACTTCAAACCCTTGCAACCTAAACTTGAGGAAAGAACTTCTAACCATCGGTTGAGAGTTGATCAAATTCGCGATTTTCAGACAATTTCAGCTACACTCCCAAATAGTGGAAGCTCCCTATTGAAGTCCTTGATCAAACTACAGAATCCATGAATCTGACAAGATAAATTAACCATCCAAGTATTCTGAAGTTCTAACCTTTTCAATGCCTTCCCTTTATACCTATCTGCGATAATGCCTACACATCTCTGTGCATTGTCACAACAAATCTCTCCAACCGTCTCCCACAATACCTCCTCCACTGCCCCGCCATTCGAGTACACCGCCTTTTGGAAAACTCTGGTTCCATTAGGAAGGTTAACCACAAACTTAACCAGGCTCTTGCTCCCCCTGTCAATGATATTCCATCCATCAGAAGCAATCTGAAAGAAAGCTGCATCCCGGATTCTTGCTTCGGACGCTCTTCTAGCTTCCTCAAACTTGGAATCAAGCCTCGAGCATAGAAGCTCCCTCTTTGACACTTCAGGCAAGCCGACTTGCCTTAGAAAAGCCGCGAACATGGGATGCTCGAGGCTCGAAAATGCCACAGACCCACATACCTCGTAGTACCAGTCAGCTAAGAGATCAAAGGCTGCATCAACTTGCTCTTTCCTCAGTACATGAGAAGGAGGAGAATTGGGGCTCTTGAGCTTCTTCACACTCTCCTCCAGCATTGCCAGTGGTCTCAAATCATCTTCACAAGTCCAAGGAAGCGCGCTTGCGGTGATTCGGCTGCGAGGAGGGGGATGCGAGAGGGGGCAATTGCGTGATCGGCTTCAGCATCGAGGTGAAATTGCGTGAGCGGTTCTTGAAGGGTTTGAAGCGGAGAATGCGGCGTCGCAGAGGGAGCACTTGAGCTTCACTGATTTGGCGAGGTTGGTGTCGGGATTTCTGATCAGGATGGGATCGAAATGAGCCCAGTACCAAGCTCCTTTCCCATCCACCGCCTTCGTACGGAGTGACAGCAGCCTCGCGTACCGCTTGTTCACCGCATCTTCAGCCGCCTCCGGTGGAGATGGGTTTGCGTTGGACATTTCTGTTCCGTGAAAATCGGAGCTTTTTGGTTTAAGAGTTATGACTGTTGTTTCGGCATTTCGAGCTTGATATTTTGCAAGTGATCAAGTGTGAGTTCATTTAAGAGTTCCGCCGCGTTTTTTAGCCGGAAAATAAGTGGTGGAATTTTGAGGGTGAGATGTTCGAAGAATTGCTCAGGTGAACATATCGCAAAACAGAGGCTGCGAAATCAAAATTTGGGTATGTATTGTAGATagggggggagagagagagagtgagtgagtgagtgaggtGTTCAGTGTTCAGTGTTCTGTTCTTGACTTGAGGAAAGTGGTgtgaagaaggagaagaagaagaaaaatcaaaatggggattttattttgtttttattttctgacGAAATTATACTGGAGTACTACTTTTTCTTGTACCACGTGCTAGTTGGCGCGTGTGGGAATCAAACGGAAGAAAAGTTGGAAATTCGTCAATGTAGTGGGCCCACTTGAAATCAGCCAATCAGATTGACTATTTGGTCAACACTGGTTACGTGGAACGCATTTAATTTACGAGTATTTGGGACAAATTTTCGGAGTATTCATAAACTCATATAGACATGGTGGAATaccataaaaatgaaatattattccATTCGTGTCAAATGTTTAGTAAAggaaatgtaataaaaataaGAGATACATAAAGATAATACAGTaaaatattactagtaaaaGTTTATTTTTACTACAAAGTTGAGTTAATTAACTTACTTGGACGGGTAAAGTATATATTTTAGTAATATTTAAAACATGAGTTTTccttttgtatttatttatactttattattttactCATTAACTAAATAAATATTCCTATTATGAGCGACTAGTATGCTATGAAGCCTATGATCAAATTATGGAAATTGGGATTTACAATGAATAGCTATTTGGTCACATTAGATCATGATgcaatttattgaataaaatgatagagTGTTTTAAATGctagagagataaaaaaatattttataattttccaTGATATGATCAAATAGACGAACTCAATTTAGATTTGAAATAGTAATAGTAGATGGTTAGTTCCTTTCAAAAAAGAAAGGAATGTGCCATGAAATTCAAATTTAGCAAATTATTTCTACTACCTATCAATCTACCACCAATCATTCCATAAAAATTGACATGCAGGCAAAAATGTACATACTGCAACTAATATCTGTGTACAGTTATTATTTCCTCTTTCTGCTTGTACGAATGTCAATTATCATACATACTTTTCAATTAATGCAATACATATTATAAATACACTAACATGTTCTTAATAGATACACTAACTCAAGGACTTAATAATATAATCAACCTAATTAAATCCTACCAAATGGGTTCAGCTGAATCATTTAATAAGTATGAATATTATAAAGTAGTACACGAATCATGCTcctataaaatacaaaaaagtagtaggagtacttaatacaaaaaaaaatcatactcctataaaattaaaaagacatCTACAATCATTTAACCATCACTCATGTATGCAATATCTCCACTTTGAGTATTTCAGCATTCCTTAGGTTTTAATAATTAGTGATTTAGGATACACCAGAAAATGGTAAATGGGAATAAAATATTGCTTGGACAGTTGAATGGATTGGCTTTATAGCTAATTGTTATTGGTGTAATTAATTAGTGGGACAAGTGTAAGCAATGTTAATAAAAGTTGTTGGCAAAATCAGGCCATAAAAATTAATGAAGTggttgattaaaattgaaacgtGGCTCCAATGGTATGATTGACAATTACTGCTAAAGAAGATTAGCTAGCTTAATCGATTGAAATTCATTAgtatatttaaaagaaaaagagaaagtaATTATGTTATCAATGAATAAAATGTGGTTATTTTTCGTTTTTCCCCTTGTCGGTAAACAACTTTAATAAGCTTAATTAACAAAGCAACTATGtagaaaattttattataattgcaAAAGTGCACTTATACTATCAACTTGATATGTATGTTATGAATTTTTGTCCACTTCTTTCAAATCCTAAACTATTAACCCTCCAAGCTTAATAGctctattaatttttgttagttTTCAACTTAATAAAACTAACTATCCTTTTGCCTTTTCCATTAGTGGATCAGGTACTCCATTTTTACCATCTTCAAATCACTAAATACTTCCAAAGCAAGTGAAATTATGGCACAGACACTACTTTCAATTTCTCAAATGATTCATATTATATAGCactaaaataattcaaaatttcaagttAGGAGAGCCTTCACAACTCAATTAACAAGTGTCTTTGCTAAGGAAGTAGCTTACCACACTCTTGTTTCCTTCAAAGCAAAGCCATGGACAAAAATAATAACTATTTTTAGGCTCAAAATCCTCCCATACTTCACATTCTAATCAGCAAAACAAACACAATCTCAAAACAATGTTGCAATCCACATTTGAGCTGATCGGCCTGGCAGCCTCCAATTCCCACGTGATTTTCTGCCTATTCAACCTCATCATCGCTGTCGTCGTCATCAGCAGCTCAAAGTCGAATGAACAAACCCGTAAATTCATCGTGGATGAGACGAAGACGAAGATGGTGAAGGGTAATGGTGCACTGGTTGAGGCAGCATTGGCAGACGAAGACGACGAAGATGAAGATTTGAAGATGAGAGTGGAAGAATTCATTCAGAAAATGAACAAGGGATGGAGAAATGACAGAGTGAGAACCTGCCCTTTATAGACAAGTCACATGTTTTTTCAAGATTTTGAGGTTCATGCAGTTTTAAGTTAAGActattagtagtactattaaacTAAGTGACAGTATCCAAGAAATCTAGTACTTTTGTTGGAGAATCTGCATACTGCTGTAAGATCCTATATACTCCTCTCCAATTACTTGTCTCACTTTGACTCTTTTaagaaaatgtaaagaaaaattagtagaaaaatgtcctacttttatatacggagtattagttttatgagCTAGTGGAATGCAAGATTCATTTACCAAAATTAGTGAAAGATAAACGAGACGTGTATTCTCGGAAAGGAAATATGAGGCATGTAAAACATGGGCGGAGGGAGAAGTTCCCTAACTCAGCAACTAAACTAGGAAACGGGAAAAGCAGATTTAGGCAGGCTGATCTCTGTGTCAAGGTCAGACCTTAGAATCCGTAATTCTAATGGAAAGCGGATACAATACATGTGAGACGATGAGCAGGCTATTCGTGGCTTTGCACTCTAACAACTCAACTTATGTTCAGAGTTTTAAACAAGGCAAGGTCGTGCCAAAGGAAATCATATGCTCATATTTTGGCTCTTTAGGCTTTTGGAACAAAATAGTCAATAACAACCTGTTTGTTTCATTTCAAGATTCAGTACAAATTTGcattcaaaaatatattttgatgtAATGGTAACTACTAAGTACTAAAGTATAGATAGACGACCTAATTTGAACATTTAAGTGCTTATTGAAACATTTGATTACCAATTTATGCGAATCATTAACATAATTCAGAGGGAAAATTATATAACCTGAACAGGGCCACCATTTGCGGCAAGAATGCAGATTGGTCTACATCCTTGTTGGGAAAAAGATATTATCTTCATATTAATATCCTGTGGTAAGAGAGTGAAGCTATATATAAGTTAGTAAAATTAGGAGGAGATAAAGCACGCATTGATCGAAGTAATTCTATCTATCCAGATATGCAAGATCATACTAATATAATCAATACTTTTCTGGAAGGAGGTGAAAAATGGCTCTCTGTACCTTTGGGGGCTTGGAGTCATAGAATTTTTCTCCCGTTTTAAAGTATATAACTTATCTCTTCAAAAGATGCAATAATGTATTTTCAAATGTCATCTCATAATGCTACATTTCTGCTAAAGACTAAATTAAGCAGGGTTCAAATTACTGATTGTCAGCTGTTCAAATTACCTTGGTGCATCAAAAATTTCTTTGACATTAGTTTTAAAATCTTTTCTTAGCTTTTGAATGCATGGATTCTTGCTTATGTAGAAAAAAGTGTATCTTAGCACAATACCTTGATGGAAATTCTAATAAGTGACTATGCCATGCTTATTTCAAACAGACGTTGAGTTATCCAAGTATTTTCTCGTGGTGCTCGGATACTTGATGGTGCTTTTATGACTCAAGATTTGAACTTAAAATCATCCAATACAGAGACGAATGCAGCTTCTGATGGGGCAACTGTATCCTCAGTTTCCATAGCTGATCCTTATGTGTTGCTGAGAATGATTGATGGAAGCATTCAGCTTCTTGTTGGAGGTATGTCTGGACAAAGTTTATAGAGTTGCAATTACTTGGCTGTGTTCGCTGTATGTACTTTGCTTTCAAgaatatttatttctatttatatatacaaaatgcaattACATTTGTATCCCTTGGAGATCAGTCTTGCAAACCTAACATTCTAGTCTACAACCTATATACATGAATCCACCTGCTCTGCTCTCTATCATCATAAAGGTCCTGAACCATGGATTCGTAAGACAAGTACTGATGCCTAGCTTTCTACTGGGATTGGTGAGGCTATTGATGGGCTTGATGGTTCAACACATGAACATGGCGACGTGTACTGCATTCTATGCTATGACAATGGAGATCGGGAGATATTTGATGTACCTAACTTTAATAGTGTTTTCTTGGTTGATAAATTTGTATCTGGAAGGAGCCACATCTTAGATACATTTTTCCATGGCacaacaaataattatataaaccTCACAAACAAATATTCTGAAGATATTGGACAAGTCAGATAAGAGGCCACTCACAAAAAGATTCATACAGCAATAGTGTTAAGACATGATAGTGTAATAAGATTCATAAAAAGATATAAAAGATGCATACAACAGTAGAGTACATGATAGTGGCATAAGATTCATAAAAAGATACTCCTATAAACTTCAAAAACATGCATCTTGCTTCAGCATTCATCAACTTTGTTGTCTTCGTCATCTTTGTTCTTCCACCaaggcttcttcttctttcttgcaTTTTCCTTGTATAGGGCTTTGCGCTAAGCACGATTACATTTGTTTTGTAGCTTTGGGCATTCTTCATAAGAGCGGCATTCAAAGCCGTTGGCAAGGGCATTGCTGCAGATTCTGCAAAAACTTGCTGCCCTTGTAACCATAATCGGTCTGCCAATGCTTTTTCATCGCATCAACAGTTTTAGTTGACTTGGTGCATTTTGGACAGTTACAAAGGCAATGGCACCCAACTTTGTCCAAGGCTTGCTGGTTCTTCCGCTTGGCATTCCCACTGTTCTTGTTCTTGGCAAACACTATGCCAAACCTCTTGAAGAACgctttttattaaatgtaagTTACGCTTTTTATTATatgtatgtttttgtttttccaaAGTTGCCCTTTCTCACTTTTTAAGTCGCACAATGCATCAATATATTCAAAgtagttatttttattagtagtttttagtttttatcaTATATGAATATAGTCGCTCATTTTCTTAAATGAATAAAGTCGCTTAGTTTTTAAGAAGACATTAGTTAACTCTTTAAGACAATTAGAGTTAGTACTTAGCTCAGTCCTGATACTATATATATGATTCAGTCTGAATCTAGGGTTTTATTCAGTCTTTGCATCATGAGGTTTCTCTCTTCCTTCATGCGTATTCAGAtatgattttgttttgaaaTCACTTGATTTACTCTATATTTCATTTCCGAGGCTCCTATGTTTCGAAAACACTTGATTTACTATACAGACTGATGTGTTTTGATGTGCATTTCGTTTCTGAATCTCCTATGTTTCGAAAACACTTGATCTActtttgatgtgttttgtgttgGGTTTGATCTGTTTGAtattgatttttgtttttatctgATGTTGATATGATGTTGTTTTATAGGGATGAGTAATGCGGCGTTACCTACTTCCACCGGTCAAGGAGAGTTCCACCAGTTGTAGTATTTCGTTTGAATCTAGTGGTTGGCAAACACTGTGCCAAGCCTCAAACCACTTCCAAAGCTAGCCCAAACCTGCATTCCCCAAACCTGCATCTAGAAACAATCAACCTAACATAATGCATCTAGAAACAATCAACCTAACATAATTTTTCGCCAAGGACTTCTGCTCACATATTTCTGATAAAGGAATATTATTTTACGGACATGAACACTTCAGATCAATTAGATATCAATTAGATCTTTGCACACTTCCACCGGTCATAACCGCCGGCTACTTCCACCGGTAGTAGTATTTCGTTTGAATATAATGGTGGTCTTTAATAAGAAATTTGAATTGGTAGATGAGGACATTTAGAGTGCATTTAATGGCTCAATCCGATatttgatttgttggttaaatttttCGTGTGGTTCGTTCAATGGGCAAGGACCCGTTAAATTAAGGCtgaaaattattgttttattatcatgaaaaattTAGTGATAATAATCTTTGCAACactattactacctccgtcccccaaaatttgtctcactttgactcAACACGGGTttgaagaaatgtaatggaaagtgagttgaaaaagttagtggattgtgagtcctatttttatatattagttttataataaaatgtgagtaggaatgaattagtggaatatggagtCCACTTAGGGGTtagcattcgggtttcggttcggttttttgcca
This sequence is a window from Salvia splendens isolate huo1 chromosome 5, SspV2, whole genome shotgun sequence. Protein-coding genes within it:
- the LOC121803437 gene encoding uncharacterized protein LOC121803437; this encodes MLQSTFELIGLAASNSHVIFCLFNLIIAVVVISSSKSNEQTRKFIVDETKTKMVKGNGALVEAALADEDDEDEDLKMRVEEFIQKMNKGWRNDRTLSYPSIFSWCSDT